The sequence tatgttttcattatcTTTTACAGAGCAACAACAACTTGGGTGAGAGCGACGCGACTCCCACGCAGCCGCTGCTGGAGCCGCCCAGAGACCGACAACTGCCTCCTTTAGCCGGTCAGTATATTAACATTTAACTTCTGAAATCAAACAAAGCCATTACTATGACAAGTTTACACTATCCTCATTCAGAAAAGAGgaggaaaacaattttttaacaATGAGCTTTGCAATGTGAGCGTTAAGTGCGTATGTAATTTATCTATCTTACCTATCTAAGGTATGAGGAACCTATGTTCTTCAAGCTAGACTACTAAATAAAGCATAAAGCTACTTATACCTAGCATGCACGGTAAAAGCTCTAAAACTGTGagacaatattttatgtgcCATGAACAGACTATCATAGTAGCCCTGAAGTAACCAACTTAACTACGTCACCAGTCCACAAGTCAAACAACAAGAAGGCACCACTTACTTAggtatttgatttattaattatattattaattgtgGTTAAGAACCGctaaatcaataattttttaCGCAAACAGTTCATCATTTTCCTTTCGCTGCAGTTTCAAATACATTCGCATCCATTTGACAACACTTTCAAATAATTATCTAGTCTTGGTAATTTTGTAGGTAGACATTTACGTAAAGTCTACTTTTTTGACGGGTTCGAGAAGTAATTCTACTCCGCAGGTGAAACTCCAGTTAACTTCTAGGTAAAATACTGCCTCAAACTTAACTGTAACCTAAAAACTCTACACGATATTATCcccttattgtttttatttatatactgtGTTTGTCTTCCAGGACCTGAGATCGACGACCTGGATGGCGACCCCCCGAAGGACGCGACTCCGTACCCTGGCATCGACGACGGACTGTTCGAGCCCATTGACAAGAACCCTGAGAATCATGATCATGACCACGGTAATATCAAAACTAATTCATTATGAACACACtacatattaaaattcaaactaCCTAAACGTGTGTTAGGCACCTACTCAATAAAAGTACTGCTTGGTTTTGCCCTTATATACGCCAGAAAGAAAGGGAACGCCACAGCCAAATCCCGATATGTGagatatttttagcacagcaacAAACTTGCTACATTTATCAATGCAGCTTTAAGTTTAAAGAGATAAAAGTCCAGCAAACTGACGGCCATTGTCACAGCCAAAAAGATAACAATTGTTcttgttaatttataaatacaatgttATCAAACACCTCTTTGCGAGTTCTCGAAAATAAGGCAAAAAGTACCCAATGTACCTCAATGTAATGATAAGAAGTAATGAACCGcagtatgtataatataatataattagtgGGTCACTTATCATTGACCGCTGTTTCACAAAAGGATGTGGTCTTGCGATATCACATTCGTAAATATTGCTACATTGCACGCTGATAACTCGAAGATAGAAGGGATGCGTGTgagcatataaataaaatgcagttactAGTGAATGAGTCCCTATTGAATTTGGTATTTCAGTGTATCTCGTAGCAAAGGACTACGCGCTACACGCTACGCGCTACGAACCTTTGTAGCGTGTGGTCCTAAGGGACTTTTGTCCGTAGCAGAAATTATCTCCGATTGTATGTTGTTTTGAATCAAGAGTAGGTTTTAATCATCATTGCAAACCTATGGTAGCCGACTGTTGTGATTGGAAAGACAATATTAATGAGATGTAGATTCCGTGATGTTAACGACACgagaaaataatatagaaactAATAAATCAGTTAAGCAAACCTCCAAAACTCTTAttcacaaaatgtttattttgataaaggtTTTCCTTATTCGCTTGGTGGAATGTCTATAAAAGGTTTGTAGAACAACATAATTAATCTTATATTTAAACTAGACATAGCTGAAGGTCAAGACCACGAGACATGGCTATGCACATTATGTATTACTATGTACTCAACATTTACGTCATTTATGCTAATTCATTGGTACAACGTTCCTAGACGGCCAATATTGCTATCTATCTATTATACTTactatgttattattttgtgcatAGGTACCTTTTAATGGGGGACGGAGTAAAGATGTTGATAAATATCGTTATGACATGAATGAATCTGATGAACCTATATTTTCGGTACATATAGAtcgctttgtttattttttgagcatttgaattttatgaaaatcataTTACCTGCCCGAGTCAGTTCACACCATTGTCtagtaaatttttattaaataacatttaatctcataacaaattaaataaaggtCGTGCACAAAAGCAAGCTGGAAATccgtgtaggtacttacatttggtactccgctgcatccggttatactggaagctaATCCCAGCTAATCCCATATACTTGGATAAACGTAAGGCAGATGACGATTGCATAGATTAGCGTTTATGAAATATTCTTAACATTATTTCATGAATCAACATTTGACCCCTTTTatcattcatgttttttttttaaattttctaagtATTATTCTGTTATAACAGATGGCAGCGAGCACCCAACAGAACTGGACCCTAGTGACAAGCATTCAGAGCCTCACGACGGAGACGACGGTGGCGCCACTGACGGTAAATTGCCGTGGGAGCATGACGAACCAGACTACCCTTACGGTGATTGGAACACGacacattttatacaaaatttctCTTTTGAAAATTCTCTTGAGAACCTACAGTACGGACGAGGTAACTTGGCAATGATGTCCCTAGTCAATTGACTGCGTGGTGCACAGTTTTTAAAGTGGCAGTCAAAAGGAACTTCAAATTGGCCAAGTTACGTTGTGCGtctttttaataaacattgaATATGCATTGTTATGCAAAAGCAGTTTAGGCAtaactttgtatttaaaaatatcctgGAACAGTTTCGGAATCAATACCACTTCTACGTCCCGATCACATAACAGGGTTATGGTGTAAAACTAATGAGTTGCACTGAGTTTATGAGATTTCTAACAAAGAAGGTTTTAATTATGACTTGATTATAACATGGTGATCGTGAGTTACCTATTTGATAAAGcaacaaaaaactatttaatacaTTAGGAACAGAGCTTCACAGATTACACAAGCCCATAACATTTAACGAAGACATTAGATAATGTGCTTAAAGCATGCCCGTCAGATTTGAGCTAACAAAGATAACCagatactaaaacaaaaacattcgtCATATAGCACATGGATCAGCAGAAATTTCTATATTTAAGTGTTTTAAAAACGGTGTGGATAAAACATTGCTATCGATGCTTTTGCCACTGCCCACTGCTTAAACGCCTAACATGCAGGCAAATTCACGTTATTAAGTCGGGGTATTATTTATACCATCACGAAATATCGATACTTTAACCCTGTATATTTAGGTACAATTATAGATTAACTTAAAGATTACCTTAATAGTCACTTCGTAAGTACAAGTCTAGTCTACTTCTATACCGGGACGACCCACAGCAGAAAAAATGCGATCGAAAAATTTCGATGTGCATTGTCCAGGCCTTACATTATTAACGACAGCTTTTAACTGGTTTCAGTTAAACAAGTAATTTTTCCTGACGAACTGGACCCGTACACTTTACGTGAGTTTCAGTAAACAATCACTTATCTATACGGGCAACCAATTCACTATTTGTGTGTTCAtatgtgttataaaatgttatgacGAGATTCCACAAAAAAAGTGTCACAGATGGAATCTCGTCCAtacagccaaagtaatgttGAATGTACAGTCCTTAATTTGTTAGCATACACTTCATATTGCACTTTTAGATTGTATTAGTATTGTTTCGTAGTAGTTATACTTTTTGTTTATCCTGGGACCCCGTTGATTCATAATTGCACCAATAGGACATCTAGATTCCCTCAACCCACAAGCTGTGCACGTTTTTACCGCATGTATTTTGgaaagttatttttcaaataaagacTATTTCGTAACATCTTTTTTGTCTAATTTTCAGATGTAAATGGCATCGGGACAAGATTCGGTGACTCACGGCCTGGGTCTCCTATGCCTGGAGTAAGTTACGTCACTTAATTTACTTTCTGAGAACCATAGTAGTCAAATGTAAATGTATCGTGTGTAGCTGCTTAGAACTGGTTTCCTTCGATTCGGTTTTTAAGGCATTTCGATTTGCCGGGGACTTTTTGGCCATAATAAGTTCTTTAGGATGTGAGTCATGGTCGAATACTGCTTACATTAACCACATAAATGATTCATTAGATagactaaagaaaaaaaaaacctactcAAGTTTAATGACGAAAAAACTTCTACTTCCCGTAAACGGTcgcatataaaatgtttcctaaaccatttaagtaggtaactcCATTTTGCTgaaggtacaaataaaaaagctcTTTATACTAATACACCAggcaaaattaagaaaatgtatATCTAATCTTCAAACAAATTGGATCTTCTGAAGCCCTAAGcacttactaaaataaaacttattgcaGTCGATTCCTGACGTGAACACATACCAGCAGAAGAAAAATCTGGCGCAAGGCATGATGGACCTCGCGCTGCTGTCAGCTAACGCCAACCAGCTGCGATACGTGCTGGAGTCCTCCACCGAGCACAGCTACTACTATCCTAGTCTCATCTTCATCTCACTCAGTATCATTTTTCAAGTAAGTCacactaaatatttataatacataacTGTATACGCTTGAGTGTGATTATGATGTCCTCCTGTCGGTTCCATCGACAACGGCGACATCCTGGCATATAAAAGCttcaaacaatttcaaaatatcaaCGAGCACGGAATATATATATAGTAGGTGTGTACTCTTTTATTAGTCCGTTTCTTAAATTCCTGATTCAGTTAATTCGAATTTAAGATGTAAAAGTTCTAATCAAAAGATAATTGATGAAATCAATCTCCCTGCACAAAATGTACctaatcaaatgtttttttttttcataacacGTAATAACACTTACCTGACATACGTTTTCCCAGGTGATGGTCGGTATTGGTCTCATCATGAACAGCCGGTACGACGTGAACGACCACAAGGAGCGCTGCAAGGCCGACAAGATCAACAACCTGACAGTCCTGGGCATCTTCCTCATCACCATCGTCAATGTGTTCATCACCTCCTTCAGTGTTAACACTCCTATGGTCACCAAGACGGTCGTCGCGACGCCTCCCTCAGTATAGCAGGCCTAGGGGCACAGATCTGAACTCTATCTTAAGTTCTCCGCCTTCACTAGGTTTGTTTCAAGAATTCTGTTTTTTGAAAGAACTTTTCTCAAGCCAGCGTTAGATGGCCGCTGTGACGATTTTAATACGACCTCATCGGACTCGGTTCGTCTTTCGGCCGTTTTTCCGACAAAGCGCGTTGCGTGATATTTTTGTCATAATCTTAAAGTTAATTGCATTTAGATAATAGACCAATAAGTGTAATTTAAATGCTCCATTGTTAATTTTGAGCCTTTTACCtaggtatctatgtatattaatttGCTCAAAATGACTCTGCTAGAtttgtatatacctacctagtgtTAAGATAAAGATTTGTATAAaacttaaataggtatttaagaaaaatatgacatctacatttacattgaaaaataataatctgtgaaatgaaaatcttttAACTTCACATTTAGTTCGATCATCAATTTTTGTGTTCTtagcattataataattttgaattcacaTGTCTATGTAACCGATCTTATTTCAAAAGACTGAGTATTTTTATCATCCACTACACTTTTTTGTACTTAGTCGTAATGTATgtacattaattaattcaaaaccAGCTAATCTCATAATATTTAAtctaataatttagttttacaTGGTTCGCTAGATACCAGCTTTCTCGCGATAGATAATTAGGTTTAGTATttatattgcttttattttgtacataaaaataaatatttatataagttacagaaacatttattttattcaatgtacagtCATCCAACTTGAGCTACCTAcctttgaattttcaaaatgtatactGAACTCTGACATCTATGTTGTCAAGCAATTTAGTGACTTGAGTTGTCTGTACCTTACTTCGAtgaagaaagtatttttttggtatgggTGTATACTGGCCTGTCAGGCCATATGAGGATGCGGGTGTCACTTTCgtgaatcaataaataaaacccaAAAAGTCAGAATCCAAAATGTATTGAATacaaaacaatctaataaaATTGTCAGATGgcaatttcaaaatattctattttaataatagttaATAGTAAGAGGAAACATTGCCCGTCTGTCGCAGCGGCGATCGGCCGATCGTATCCCTATATATTACATGAGAACTGCGCGCGTCTGTGGGCCTCATCACAAATAAACTAACCTAAATTACATACACATATAAAATACGCAGAGCCGAGCGACCCGCTCCATGCTGTGGCGTTGCCGCCGCTATTTCATCGCCGGAGGCTCAGCCCGAACGTTCGCCGATTTTATAATTGTAATACTAAAATCCATCAATTGCTATGACATGTTAAACCTCGTACAAACTCTAGTTGTCAGAGCTGCAGCACGGCGTGACATCTCCAGTTTGTGACAGTCGTACAGACATGAGGACTCGCTAGCACTAGCGACACTCTGTCTCCTCATTCTAATACCGCCTGATGTACACCAATGTATATAAAACTGCGTCCCAAAATATATATCggaataaattgattaaaaacaataataaaaaaatctatatataGGAACATAGTGttggaaataagaaaaaaaaatagtttcctaTAAACAGTCACCCTAGTATTAAGCTTTGAATATAGTGATTCGAGAAGCGCCGATCGTTCAGTCCGTACTACAAAAATTGTAAATGTTCGGTCAACGTTTTCCATCCGCGATGCTATAATTAAAAGTCGCGCTATCCTTACGCTAAACAAACATCGATAGGTATATAATTGAATTAGATATGATTAGTTTATAACATCTGTATCTTCACCGTGGTACGGCGCTATTTTAAGATGTATTTTCTAGATGACTTATACATAATCAGTAAATATTACATTAACGTGGGCAGGCGACCACGGTAACATCGACACTCGTTGATCGACATAGCAAAAACTAAATGAACGACGCTTCAATATTATTccgaaataatttggattacaTCTAGTGGAGTAAAGAAACTTTACACCTCCCGTAAGGGACAAAGGGATTCATCTATACCTATTCTAATTACTTTGGAAGGGTACTTTAGATAGGGTGAACTACATATTAAATGTCTGCGTTATGTTACGGGGCCCGAGTTTGTTTCGCGACAAGATGACgatttctatgtaaataattcGAGACATAGTGAGACTATAAAAATCAAGGTATGGTAGGCAGTAAAGTCCAATAAATGCATAGATTTAAAACagcgattaaaaaaaaaaacgttgcaTAACTATCCAAATGGAAAAGTAAAGATAAAAGTTTAGCTATATAGTCAAATTAAAGTATGGCCTTGATGAcgacaattgttaaaatattgtgaaCGAATTTAAAAGAATTTAGCATAAAttcagtgtaaaataaaatgaatagaaaGCTGGATCGTCATCTTGTGTGCGGAACATCTCACGAGGCGAGCAGCCGTCGCTTGGTGACGCGTGACGCGACGTGGCGGGGCGTGACGTGACGTGACGTGACGCGACGTGGGGCGTGACGTCTAGATGGCGTCGATGTCGACGTCGACGTCGTCATCGTCCTGCGGCTTGGGCTTGGCGGGCGCGGCCGACACCGCCTTGATTGGTGTCGCCTTGGCGCGGTCGTCGTACTCGATCTGTAAGAGCATACAAGTCGTttagtttgttgtttttaagGAGTGAATGTCTACTGAGTATTACATACTAGAATATTTTAAGTCAAAAAGTAACGCGGGCTCGCATAAAAAGAACCACCTagtaactgttttattttgatgaaacattaCAGTAATTTAGCATCACAATCGCAATAAAGACCCCACTTTATCGGGCTACTTCCCGCAATTCCCTCGTGCAGTGCACTTACCTCGATGTCGTCGTGCTCGGAGTCGGAGCCGCTGGAGTCCTCCTCGGCGTGCTGCAGCCACTCGAGGAAGGGCGCAGCACGACGCCGCACGTCGGCGATCACCTCCTTGCTGGCGTACTTGCGCGACGGCTTGGCCGACCACTCCAGGATCGCCTTCTCCTCCACGATGTCCTCGTCGTACAGCAGCTGCGAATTAAATATGatagtaattttttaaaatataattttcgtaGTGTTTTGTCGGTGAACAGCCGTATACATAActgctacataataatatgtttttaaggatggaagcggaagacatattgcgtcgatcccaaataaaattaggaacaAGGCAGGAGGAAAAGAAGAAGTCAAAAACTGAAACAGTCTTTTAACATAAAAGACACCAGATCACTTCTGTTAATTATTATCTTGAACGTgcatgttcaaatgacagcttttGAACTTCAACATTCAACAGGTCAACAATTTTAACCTTGAAGGTGTCAGACAGCACACTCACCTTGAGTATGGCGGGCACTTTAGGACGCAGTGCGGCATGATGCTCGCAGAGCGCGGTGAGCGCGTGCAGCACGGCGCGCTGGGCGCGCGGGTCGGCGCGCGTGCAGCGCAGCAGCAGCGCGCGGTGGCGCCGCACGTCGGCCGCCAGCGCGCCCGGCCGCACCAGCACCTCCAGCATCACCAGCGGCGCCTTCGACTTCACCTCCAAGCTGCACACAAATACATAGCATATAGGCCTGACACTGAGTTGAACGGACACTGGCTCGGACTGTCtcaaaaacataatatcaaAATGAAATTGTACCCCACACAAACGTCAAATGCGGCCAACAACTCCACAATGTACCGGAGCGGGCAATGTGAGCCTATGCCTTCATCTGTTAATTTACTTGTGACTTATCGTCACATTTCTCTTTAGTATAGTATAGTAGCAGTTTCTATATAGTAGAATTCTCTATAGTAGTTGAGGTCTGCTAGTCACTGCTTGCACTATcaattgaattaaaacaatcaatttaagcaataataataaactacaaaCTTTAGATAGCTAACGATAACTGAACGGATGACAGCAAGCGAAAGCGAGTACcacaatttcttatttattatttcagtaatggTAACATACCGTTCAGCCTCGTGCAGTATCTCGGTGGCGGCCTTAGGAGAGTCGACGTCGCCGGCGGCGGCTCGCTGCTTGAGGTAGGCGTAGAACAGGTCCATGCGCTGCTTCTCGTTCTTCTCGCTGTCCTCCGACACCGTCATGCTCTTGGCGCCCTCCGTCAGGTCTGATAAAAGAAGTAtacgttataattatttattctttcttttaaacaatgaaatatttggCTTTGGGTGACAGAGCTGCAAAAGTTAGGAAGTTTGACTCTCCCTTCTCATTTTATGATTTCCTGCTATCCCAAATAAACCATAGCAGTAATAAGTACGTATGTAAATAGTGAGCAATATAGTTCATTTACATACAACTGGCGGCTCAGAACATAGCGCGAATGACTACACTGAACCACTTATAGCGTAACGTATCAACCTATAAGTGGTtcagtgttaaaaaaaaatcttgtggTATAATAATACGATGCAAAGAGGTATTATTATACCACAAGATTTTTCATTTGTTGCAAGCTACTAGAACATATCTCTGTACCCTGCATGCGAGCTCGCACGGCGGCCTCGCTGACGTCGACGGTCCAGCAGTCGTCGTCGTCATCATCCGCTGCCTTCTCCTTCTCCTTCTTGCTGCTCTTGGGGTTGGGCGTCGTCGGCGTCACCGGGGCCTCGCCCTCCTGCATGCaatacaaacaaattacattattGCAATACATATTATAGACTATACTAAAATTAGGTTTAAGTTCATTTCAGACTGCTGACCTAGTCAAATACATTTCAGCCGATGAATATTGGCGGTTCTATAAAGCTTTGTATCAGGCGAGTCACTCGAAAATCATATAAATCAAACACTTGTCTCTCATTTAAATTGTTGTCTA is a genomic window of Helicoverpa armigera isolate CAAS_96S chromosome 16, ASM3070526v1, whole genome shotgun sequence containing:
- the LOC110369867 gene encoding ninjurin-A isoform X1, whose amino-acid sequence is MAKDNVKLDIVNEKNDVLLNDIIEIFGRPVAPVKPPVTNNVRPMDLERGLDTQFSNNNLGESDATPTQPLLEPPRDRQLPPLAGPEIDDLDGDPPKDATPYPGIDDGLFEPIDKNPENHDHDHDGSEHPTELDPSDKHSEPHDGDDGGATDGKLPWEHDEPDYPYVKQVIFPDELDPYTLHVNGIGTRFGDSRPGSPMPGSIPDVNTYQQKKNLAQGMMDLALLSANANQLRYVLESSTEHSYYYPSLIFISLSIIFQVMVGIGLIMNSRYDVNDHKERCKADKINNLTVLGIFLITIVNVFITSFSVNTPMVTKTVVATPPSV
- the LOC110369867 gene encoding ninjurin-A isoform X2, whose translation is MAKDNVKLDIVNEKNDVLLNDIIEIFGRPVAPVKPPVTNNVRPMDLERGLDTQFSNNNLGESDATPTQPLLEPPRDRQLPPLAGPEIDDLDGDPPKDATPYPGIDDGLFEPIDKNPENHDHDHDGSEHPTELDPSDKHSEPHDGDDGGATDGKLPWEHDEPDYPYDVNGIGTRFGDSRPGSPMPGSIPDVNTYQQKKNLAQGMMDLALLSANANQLRYVLESSTEHSYYYPSLIFISLSIIFQVMVGIGLIMNSRYDVNDHKERCKADKINNLTVLGIFLITIVNVFITSFSVNTPMVTKTVVATPPSV
- the LOC110369867 gene encoding ninjurin-A isoform X3, coding for MAKDNVKLDIVNEKNDVLLNDIIEIFGRPVAPVKPPVTNNVRPMDLERGLDTQFSNNNLGESDATPTQPLLEPPRDRQLPPLAGPEIDDLDGDPPKDATPYPGIDDGLFEPIDKNPENHDHDHDGSEHPTELDPSDKHSEPHDGDDGGATDDVNGIGTRFGDSRPGSPMPGSIPDVNTYQQKKNLAQGMMDLALLSANANQLRYVLESSTEHSYYYPSLIFISLSIIFQVMVGIGLIMNSRYDVNDHKERCKADKINNLTVLGIFLITIVNVFITSFSVNTPMVTKTVVATPPSV
- the LOC110369865 gene encoding eukaryotic translation initiation factor 5 isoform X1; this encodes MGSVNVNRNVADAFYRYKMPRICAKVEGKGNGIKTVIVNMPEVAKALGRPATYPTKYFGCELGAQTQFDFKNERFIVNGSHDSAKLQDLLDGFIRKFVLCPECDNPETELIVSTKRNTISQGCKACGYHGTLDFNHKLNTFILKNPPALDPSMQVYHQGSSLTEGNRGKRSKRSGPGAANGNHDGQDDAKHEGEAPVTPTTPNPKSSKKEKEKAADDDDDDCWTVDVSEAAVRARMQDLTEGAKSMTVSEDSEKNEKQRMDLFYAYLKQRAAAGDVDSPKAATEILHEAERLEVKSKAPLVMLEVLVRPGALAADVRRHRALLLRCTRADPRAQRAVLHALTALCEHHAALRPKVPAILKLLYDEDIVEEKAILEWSAKPSRKYASKEVIADVRRRAAPFLEWLQHAEEDSSGSDSEHDDIEIEYDDRAKATPIKAVSAAPAKPKPQDDDDVDVDIDAI
- the LOC110369865 gene encoding eukaryotic translation initiation factor 5 isoform X2, coding for MGSVNVNRNVADAFYRYKMPRICAKVEGKGNGIKTVIVNMPEVAKALGRPATYPTKYFGCELGAQTQFDFKNERFIVNGSHDSAKLQDLLDGFIRKFVLCPECDNPETELIVSTKRNTISQGCKACGYHGTLDFNHKLNTFILKNPPALDPSMQGSSLTEGNRGKRSKRSGPGAANGNHDGQDDAKHEGEAPVTPTTPNPKSSKKEKEKAADDDDDDCWTVDVSEAAVRARMQDLTEGAKSMTVSEDSEKNEKQRMDLFYAYLKQRAAAGDVDSPKAATEILHEAERLEVKSKAPLVMLEVLVRPGALAADVRRHRALLLRCTRADPRAQRAVLHALTALCEHHAALRPKVPAILKLLYDEDIVEEKAILEWSAKPSRKYASKEVIADVRRRAAPFLEWLQHAEEDSSGSDSEHDDIEIEYDDRAKATPIKAVSAAPAKPKPQDDDDVDVDIDAI